The following proteins are encoded in a genomic region of Thermococcus henrietii:
- a CDS encoding carboxyl transferase domain-containing protein, protein MGMEEKLNELYERREKILAMGGEKAVEKQHAKGKLTARERIEKLLDPGSFVEIGMFVKHRGTEFGLDKKELPADGVITGYGTIDGRLVFVYAQDFTVMGGSLGEMHAMKIKRVMELALEAGAPVIGLNDSGGARIQEGVDALKGYGEIFKMNTILSGVVPQITAIMGPCAGGAVYSPAIGDFILMVDNPASFMFITGPQVVKAVTGVEVTPVQLGGAMVHAQRAGQAHLIGKSDEEVLALIRRLVSYLPSNNMEKPPRVKTSDLPFRKSERLYEIVPDDPNKPYDVREVIYEIVDRDENGNPDFLEILPYFAPNAVVGFGRMNGQTVGIVANNPKYFAGVLDIDSSDKIARFVRTCDAFNIPIVTLVDVPGYLPGVDQESRGIIRHGAKVLYAYAEATVPMVTVILRKAYGGAYLAMGSKHLGADFVFAWPTAEIAVMGPEGAANIIFRKEIAAAENPEEVRGQKIAEYREKFANPYVAAARGYIDDVIDPAETRGKVIMALEALESKRVKLPPKKHGNIPL, encoded by the coding sequence ATGGGCATGGAGGAGAAGCTCAACGAGCTTTACGAGAGGAGGGAAAAGATTCTCGCCATGGGCGGGGAGAAGGCCGTCGAGAAACAGCACGCCAAGGGCAAACTCACCGCCCGCGAGAGGATTGAGAAGCTCCTCGACCCCGGAAGCTTCGTGGAAATCGGAATGTTCGTCAAGCACAGGGGAACTGAGTTCGGCCTCGACAAGAAGGAGCTTCCGGCGGACGGCGTCATCACCGGCTACGGAACCATCGACGGCAGGCTGGTCTTCGTCTACGCGCAGGATTTCACCGTTATGGGCGGTTCGCTCGGTGAGATGCACGCGATGAAGATAAAGCGTGTCATGGAGCTGGCCCTAGAAGCCGGCGCTCCGGTTATAGGCCTCAACGACTCCGGAGGAGCGAGGATTCAGGAGGGTGTCGATGCCCTCAAGGGCTACGGTGAGATTTTCAAGATGAACACGATTCTCAGCGGTGTCGTTCCTCAGATTACCGCGATAATGGGACCATGCGCCGGCGGAGCCGTTTACAGCCCGGCTATCGGTGACTTCATCCTCATGGTGGACAACCCCGCGAGCTTCATGTTCATCACCGGGCCTCAGGTCGTCAAGGCCGTTACCGGCGTTGAGGTCACACCGGTTCAGCTCGGTGGAGCGATGGTTCACGCGCAGAGGGCCGGTCAGGCCCACCTCATAGGCAAGAGCGACGAGGAGGTTCTGGCTTTAATAAGGCGTCTCGTGAGCTATCTACCGTCCAACAACATGGAGAAGCCACCCCGCGTCAAGACGAGCGATTTGCCCTTCAGGAAGAGCGAGAGGCTCTACGAGATTGTCCCGGACGACCCGAACAAGCCCTACGACGTCAGGGAGGTCATCTACGAGATAGTCGACCGCGATGAGAACGGCAACCCGGACTTCCTTGAAATCCTCCCCTACTTCGCCCCGAACGCCGTGGTTGGCTTCGGAAGGATGAACGGCCAGACCGTCGGTATAGTCGCCAACAACCCCAAGTACTTCGCCGGCGTCCTTGACATAGACAGCTCAGACAAGATAGCGAGGTTTGTGAGAACCTGCGACGCCTTCAACATTCCGATAGTCACGCTCGTGGACGTCCCCGGTTACCTGCCCGGTGTTGACCAGGAGAGCAGGGGAATAATCAGGCACGGCGCGAAGGTTCTCTACGCCTACGCCGAGGCGACGGTTCCTATGGTTACGGTGATTCTAAGAAAGGCCTACGGCGGAGCCTACCTCGCGATGGGAAGCAAGCACCTCGGAGCGGACTTCGTCTTCGCCTGGCCGACTGCCGAGATAGCGGTCATGGGTCCGGAGGGAGCGGCGAACATTATATTCAGGAAAGAAATCGCAGCGGCCGAGAACCCGGAGGAAGTTAGAGGGCAGAAGATAGCCGAGTACCGCGAGAAGTTCGCCAACCCGTACGTCGCGGCCGCGAGGGGTTACATCGACGACGTCATCGACCCAGCCGAGACGAGGGGCAAGGTGATTATGGCGCTTGAGGCCCTTGAGAGCAAGCGCGTCAAGCTCCCGCCGAAGAAGCACGGCAACATACCGCTGTGA
- a CDS encoding OadG family protein, giving the protein MSQLTEGGWITIIGITVVFAILTILAIILYAIGAFERGMTGRAKKAEEKAVVETEEEVETPEEEIPPRDLAIITASILAYLAKKAEVARPLPFKRKVSDAWRLYGLQSGMNEVENFNYEMRKW; this is encoded by the coding sequence ATGAGTCAGCTCACGGAAGGTGGATGGATTACCATCATAGGAATCACCGTTGTCTTTGCCATACTCACTATACTGGCCATTATCCTCTACGCCATAGGCGCCTTCGAGCGCGGTATGACCGGAAGGGCCAAGAAGGCCGAGGAAAAGGCCGTTGTGGAGACGGAGGAGGAGGTCGAGACCCCGGAAGAGGAAATTCCCCCGAGGGATTTGGCAATCATCACAGCCTCAATCCTCGCCTACCTCGCGAAGAAGGCCGAGGTTGCCAGGCCGTTGCCCTTTAAGAGGAAGGTTTCCGACGCGTGGCGCCTCTACGGTTTACAGAGCGGTATGAATGAGGTTGAGAACTTCAACTACGAGATGAGGAAGTGGTGA
- a CDS encoding acetyl-CoA carboxylase biotin carboxyl carrier protein subunit — translation MKVKVIIDGREYEVEVEELAGGKFKVSFEGKSYEVKAEGLGIALPSVPETTSAPVPAPAPASHSVPAPAPAPSSAPASASPNTVTAPMPGKILRVLVSEGQQVKTGQGLVVLEAMKMENEIPAPKDGIVKKLYVKEGDTVNTGDPLVELG, via the coding sequence ATGAAGGTTAAGGTCATCATCGATGGAAGGGAGTACGAGGTTGAGGTTGAAGAGCTCGCCGGCGGGAAGTTCAAGGTCAGCTTCGAGGGCAAGAGCTACGAGGTCAAGGCCGAAGGCCTTGGAATAGCGCTCCCGAGCGTCCCTGAAACTACCAGTGCTCCGGTTCCTGCTCCGGCCCCTGCTTCCCATTCAGTTCCTGCCCCTGCCCCTGCTCCTTCGTCGGCTCCCGCGAGTGCTTCGCCCAACACAGTCACTGCCCCAATGCCCGGGAAAATCCTGAGGGTCCTCGTGAGCGAGGGTCAGCAAGTCAAAACCGGCCAGGGTTTGGTTGTTCTTGAGGCTATGAAGATGGAGAATGAGATTCCCGCTCCGAAAGACGGTATTGTGAAGAAACTCTACGTGAAGGAAGGCGACACCGTCAACACCGGCGACCCACTGGTTGAGCTCGGGTGA
- a CDS encoding sodium ion-translocating decarboxylase subunit beta, producing the protein MTSFVDFLSTMGLLHLTVGNIIMIAVGLTLVYLAIRYEMEPLLLLPIGITAVLVNLPLNGIANCPTVGPLCSHPGLFDIIYHYLIKTEIVPLLIFFGLGAMTDFGPLIADPKTALLGAAAQVGVFVAMLTALALGFNIHEAASIGIIGGADGPTTIYLTTKLAPQILAATAVAAYSYMSLVPLIQPPIIKALTTPEERRIRMEQLRPVSKREKILFPIVTMIVIGLLVPSAAPLIGMLMMGNLFRESGVVPRLTKAAQEELMNIVTIFLGLGVGSTMRAQSFLTPQTLEILGLGIVAFASATAGGVLFGKLMSKLSGGKINPMIGAAGVSAVPMSARVVQRLASEEDPGNFILMHAMGPNVAGVIGTAVVAGVFLALLG; encoded by the coding sequence ATGACGAGCTTCGTGGACTTCCTGAGCACAATGGGCCTGCTCCACCTCACGGTAGGGAACATCATCATGATTGCAGTGGGCCTGACGCTGGTCTACCTCGCGATACGCTACGAGATGGAACCGCTGTTGCTTTTGCCCATAGGTATCACGGCGGTTCTCGTTAACCTTCCCCTCAACGGAATCGCGAACTGTCCGACCGTTGGGCCCCTCTGCAGTCACCCTGGCCTGTTTGACATAATCTACCACTACCTCATCAAGACGGAGATAGTGCCGCTCCTCATATTCTTCGGTCTTGGGGCGATGACTGACTTCGGGCCGCTCATAGCCGACCCAAAGACCGCTCTCCTCGGCGCGGCGGCGCAGGTTGGCGTCTTCGTTGCCATGCTTACCGCTCTCGCGCTGGGATTCAACATCCATGAGGCCGCTTCAATAGGAATCATCGGCGGTGCGGACGGACCGACAACGATATACCTCACCACAAAGCTCGCGCCCCAGATACTCGCCGCGACCGCGGTAGCAGCCTACAGTTACATGAGCCTCGTTCCGTTGATTCAGCCGCCCATCATAAAGGCGCTAACAACGCCGGAGGAGAGGCGCATAAGGATGGAGCAGTTGAGACCCGTTTCAAAGCGCGAGAAAATCCTCTTCCCGATAGTCACAATGATAGTCATCGGCCTGCTCGTCCCCAGCGCGGCACCGCTGATAGGAATGCTCATGATGGGCAACCTCTTCCGCGAGAGCGGCGTCGTTCCAAGGCTTACAAAGGCGGCACAGGAGGAGCTCATGAACATCGTGACGATATTCCTCGGGCTCGGTGTCGGCTCAACCATGAGGGCCCAGAGCTTCCTCACGCCCCAGACTCTGGAGATACTGGGACTCGGCATCGTCGCCTTCGCCAGCGCAACCGCTGGAGGAGTGCTCTTCGGAAAGCTCATGAGCAAGCTCTCAGGCGGCAAGATAAACCCGATGATAGGCGCCGCGGGAGTTTCGGCGGTGCCTATGAGCGCGCGCGTCGTGCAGAGACTGGCCAGTGAGGAGGACCCGGGCAACTTCATCCTCATGCACGCCATGGGTCCGAACGTCGCCGGTGTTATTGGAACCGCCGTTGTCGCGGGTGTTTTCCTCGCGCTCCTCGGCTGA
- a CDS encoding CBS domain-containing protein gives MRVKTLMTKDPVVIQLPATREYALELFRKYNVRSFPVVNREGKLVGIISIKNVLINPDEDQLAMLVKRDVPIVKANDDLKKAVRRMLETDYRRVVVVDDEEKPIGILTVGDIVRRYLAKNEKLKDITIEPYYQKYVSAVWRGTPLKAALKALLLCNAMAIPVIDDDGNLIGMVDETDLLKDSEVVRVMKQTALSASSEEDWILESNPTLLFEKAELQLPKKPVEDIMNPNVVVATPHMSVYEVAQKMVEYHIEQLPVIKGEGELVGIVRDMDIIKVILNK, from the coding sequence ATGAGGGTAAAGACCCTGATGACAAAGGACCCAGTGGTAATTCAGTTGCCGGCGACAAGGGAGTACGCCCTCGAGCTCTTCAGGAAATACAACGTTCGCTCGTTTCCGGTCGTTAACAGGGAAGGCAAGCTCGTCGGGATAATCAGCATTAAGAACGTCCTCATAAACCCGGACGAGGACCAGCTGGCAATGCTCGTGAAGCGGGACGTTCCAATTGTCAAGGCCAACGACGACCTCAAGAAGGCAGTTAGGAGAATGCTCGAGACCGACTACCGGCGCGTCGTTGTCGTTGATGACGAGGAGAAGCCAATAGGAATCCTGACCGTTGGCGACATCGTTAGACGCTACCTGGCCAAGAACGAGAAGCTGAAGGACATAACGATTGAGCCATACTATCAGAAGTACGTCAGTGCGGTGTGGCGTGGGACTCCTCTCAAGGCGGCCTTGAAGGCTTTACTCCTGTGCAACGCGATGGCGATTCCGGTTATAGATGACGACGGAAACCTGATAGGAATGGTTGATGAGACCGACCTGCTCAAGGACAGTGAGGTAGTCAGGGTTATGAAGCAGACGGCCCTTTCGGCCTCAAGCGAGGAGGACTGGATTCTTGAGAGCAATCCGACGCTTCTCTTTGAGAAGGCCGAGCTCCAGCTTCCAAAGAAGCCCGTTGAGGATATAATGAACCCCAACGTCGTCGTGGCAACGCCTCACATGAGCGTCTACGAGGTCGCCCAGAAGATGGTTGAGTACCACATAGAACAGTTGCCAGTCATCAAAGGGGAAGGAGAGCTCGTCGGCATAGTTAGGGACATGGACATAATCAAGGTAATCCTCAACAAGTGA